From a region of the Polyangium spumosum genome:
- a CDS encoding glutamate synthase-related protein codes for MWIILALFAALVVAVTIYDVTQTKHAILRNFPIIGHFRYLLEAVGPELRQYIVTNNDEERPFSRDQRRWIYASAKKENNYFGFGTDNDLEQSPNYLIVKHAAFPLPELHAGEPGYDPGYRVPCAKVLGGKRARKKAFRPNSVINSSAMSYGSLSGAAVEAINRGAKLAGCMQNTGEGGVSPHHRHGGELVWQIGTGYFGCRDEQGRFSMERFLETVASAPVRAIEIKLSQGAKPGLGGVLPGAKVTAEIAKIRGIPLGQTCISPAAHTAFSSADELLDFVEKLAEASGLPVGIKSAVGEDRFWKDLARLMARGDRGVDFITIDGGEGGTGAAPLVFSDHVALPFKIGMPRVYRAFAEAGLAEDLVFIGSGKLGFPHASLLAFALGCDMIAVAREVMLSIGCIQAQECHTGKCPTGVATQNRWLVRGLDPTDKAARFANYVTVLRKELLQLARACGVPHPALVTLAELEILDDRLHARPAASVFEYQPGWGSPSAADIEAIRAIMAGKPAPALPGAEGLVIAPG; via the coding sequence GTGTGGATCATCCTGGCCCTCTTCGCCGCGCTCGTCGTCGCCGTCACGATCTACGACGTGACGCAGACGAAACACGCGATCCTGCGTAATTTCCCGATCATCGGCCATTTTCGTTATCTGCTCGAGGCCGTGGGGCCGGAGCTCCGGCAATACATCGTCACGAACAACGACGAGGAGCGCCCCTTCAGCCGCGACCAGCGCCGGTGGATCTACGCGTCGGCGAAGAAGGAGAACAACTACTTCGGGTTCGGCACGGACAACGACCTCGAGCAGAGCCCGAACTACCTCATCGTCAAGCACGCCGCTTTCCCGCTGCCGGAGCTGCACGCAGGCGAGCCCGGCTACGACCCGGGCTACCGGGTGCCGTGCGCGAAGGTGCTCGGCGGCAAGCGGGCCCGGAAGAAGGCATTTCGCCCGAATTCGGTGATCAACTCGTCGGCGATGAGCTACGGCTCGCTCTCGGGCGCGGCCGTCGAGGCGATCAACCGCGGCGCGAAGCTCGCGGGCTGCATGCAGAACACGGGCGAAGGCGGCGTGTCGCCCCACCACCGGCACGGCGGCGAGCTCGTCTGGCAAATCGGCACGGGGTATTTCGGCTGCCGCGACGAGCAGGGGCGCTTCAGCATGGAGCGCTTCCTCGAGACGGTCGCCTCGGCGCCCGTCCGCGCGATCGAGATCAAGCTGAGCCAGGGCGCGAAGCCCGGCCTCGGGGGCGTCTTGCCGGGCGCGAAGGTGACGGCCGAGATCGCGAAGATCCGCGGCATCCCCCTCGGACAAACCTGCATCAGCCCCGCGGCGCACACGGCATTCTCGTCGGCCGACGAGCTGCTCGATTTCGTGGAGAAGCTCGCCGAGGCCTCGGGCCTGCCCGTGGGCATCAAATCGGCCGTCGGCGAGGACAGGTTCTGGAAGGACCTCGCGAGGCTGATGGCCCGCGGCGATCGCGGCGTCGATTTCATCACGATCGACGGCGGCGAGGGCGGCACGGGCGCGGCTCCCCTCGTGTTCAGCGACCACGTGGCGCTGCCCTTCAAGATCGGGATGCCGCGCGTCTACCGCGCGTTCGCCGAGGCCGGGCTCGCCGAGGACCTCGTGTTCATCGGCTCGGGCAAGCTCGGCTTCCCCCACGCCTCGCTCCTCGCGTTCGCGCTCGGCTGCGACATGATCGCGGTCGCCCGCGAGGTGATGCTCTCGATCGGCTGCATCCAGGCGCAGGAGTGCCACACCGGCAAATGCCCCACGGGCGTGGCCACGCAGAACCGCTGGCTCGTGCGGGGCCTCGATCCGACGGACAAGGCCGCGCGCTTCGCCAACTACGTCACGGTCCTGCGCAAGGAGCTCTTGCAGCTCGCGCGGGCCTGCGGCGTGCCCCATCCGGCGCTCGTGACGCTCGCAGAGCTCGAGATCCTCGACGACCGGCTCCACGCCCGCCCGGCCGCCTCGGTGTTCGAGTACCAGCCCGGCTGGGGTTCTCCCTCGGCCGCGGACATCGAGGCCATCCGCGCGATCATGGCCGGCAAGCCCGCGCCCGCGCTCCCCGGCGCCGAGGGGCTCGTCATCGCGCCCGGCTGA
- a CDS encoding DUF6544 family protein: protein MASRGGGRLIPRIVYGVTGTLFGGAVFLAGRRLYGDRVIQRKWRALLPRPIEGRFDPSELDGLPEPVARYFRHALAEGAPLDPAVRLAIRGEMRLSPTDAWRPMEAEALLAPPRGFVWKASVGGGRSKFVGYDWLEGEDAGTEFYAIGAVPVAHARGLDVRRSAAGRLAIESILAPASLLPSRGVRWEVEGPDAIRATLRIAGEPHTVAIALDDVGRVRSASLLRWSNQTKDKRFTWIPFGVDVDEERTEGGLTIPSRVRVAYWHGTEQQFEFYRAEHRIVPLLGG, encoded by the coding sequence ATGGCTTCTCGTGGCGGCGGCAGGTTGATCCCCCGCATCGTCTACGGGGTCACGGGCACGTTGTTCGGCGGAGCGGTCTTCCTCGCGGGCCGGCGGCTCTATGGCGACCGCGTGATCCAGCGAAAGTGGCGCGCTCTTTTGCCACGGCCGATCGAAGGCCGCTTCGATCCCAGCGAGCTCGATGGCCTCCCCGAGCCGGTGGCGCGTTATTTCCGGCATGCGCTCGCCGAGGGCGCGCCCCTCGATCCGGCCGTGCGCCTCGCCATCCGCGGCGAGATGCGCCTGTCGCCGACGGACGCGTGGCGCCCGATGGAGGCCGAGGCGCTGCTCGCGCCGCCGCGCGGGTTCGTGTGGAAGGCCTCGGTGGGCGGTGGGCGCAGCAAGTTCGTGGGCTACGACTGGCTCGAGGGTGAGGACGCGGGCACCGAGTTTTATGCGATCGGGGCCGTGCCCGTGGCGCATGCGCGGGGGCTCGACGTGCGCCGTTCGGCGGCGGGCCGGCTCGCGATCGAGTCGATCCTCGCGCCGGCCTCGCTCCTGCCTTCGCGGGGCGTGCGGTGGGAGGTCGAGGGGCCCGACGCGATCCGCGCCACGCTCCGGATCGCCGGCGAGCCACACACGGTGGCCATCGCCCTCGACGACGTGGGCCGGGTGCGCTCGGCGAGCCTGCTTCGCTGGTCGAACCAGACCAAGGACAAGCGCTTCACGTGGATCCCGTTCGGGGTCGACGTCGACGAGGAGCGCACCGAGGGTGGCCTCACCATCCCCTCCCGCGTGCGCGTGGCGTACTGGCACGGCACGGAGCAGCAGTTCGAGTTTTATCGGGCCGAACACCGGATCGTCCCGCTGCTGGGTGGATGA
- a CDS encoding IgGFc-binding protein yields the protein MTSSGLKHTTLVAFALLLAPGALAASCSATSGRNDFSDGGAGGEGPSGPGGPGNGGMGGDIFVGVGGAGGAGGGDPGVDPVTCEEAAAARTYIGCDFWPTVVANNVWSIFDYAVVVANAGDQPAEVTVTRGATTVATATVPANDLAKIYLPWVPELKGPDANNCGSATPLSATVRVADGAYHLVSSRPVTVYQFNALEYGPQGGPPGKDWSSCPGQFCGFPGPLECFSYSNDASLLLPATAMTGNYRITSYKGWAGANIGAYFAVTGTQDGTNVQVKVSGKGEIVGGGGIPSTPANGLASFSVNRGEVVEVLFAPSSDPAGSLVYADKPVQVIAGIPCTQMPEGVVACDHIEESVFPAETLGKRYFVTVPTSPGGGAVGHVVRVFGNVNGTKLTYPGATPPGAPLSINAGQVFDLGQVGQDFEIVGDHEFAVASFQLGTQLVDLFGDNGDPAQSLATAVEQYRLKYVFLAPNDYNESYVDIVQPLSATVTLDGQVLGASPTPISSNFGITRVPLGPGKNGAHVLTATEPVGIQVMGYGSATSYQYPGGLNLGTIAPPPPPPN from the coding sequence ATGACTTCCTCCGGGCTCAAGCACACGACCCTCGTCGCTTTCGCGCTCCTCCTCGCTCCGGGGGCCCTCGCGGCCTCTTGCTCTGCCACGTCGGGCCGCAACGACTTCAGCGACGGCGGCGCGGGAGGCGAGGGCCCGAGCGGACCCGGCGGTCCCGGCAACGGCGGCATGGGCGGCGACATCTTCGTCGGCGTCGGCGGCGCGGGTGGCGCGGGTGGTGGTGATCCCGGCGTCGACCCCGTGACGTGCGAGGAGGCCGCGGCGGCGCGCACGTACATCGGCTGCGACTTCTGGCCGACGGTCGTGGCGAACAACGTCTGGTCGATCTTCGACTACGCGGTCGTCGTGGCGAACGCGGGGGATCAGCCGGCGGAGGTCACGGTCACGCGGGGCGCTACCACCGTCGCCACGGCGACCGTGCCGGCGAACGACCTCGCGAAGATCTACCTGCCGTGGGTGCCCGAGCTGAAGGGCCCGGACGCCAACAATTGTGGCAGCGCCACGCCGCTCTCGGCCACGGTGCGCGTGGCGGACGGCGCCTACCACCTCGTCAGCTCGCGCCCCGTCACCGTGTACCAGTTCAACGCGCTCGAGTACGGCCCGCAGGGCGGCCCGCCCGGCAAGGACTGGAGCTCGTGCCCAGGGCAGTTCTGCGGCTTCCCCGGGCCGCTCGAGTGTTTCTCCTACTCGAACGACGCCTCGCTCCTCCTCCCGGCCACGGCCATGACCGGCAACTACCGCATCACGAGCTACAAGGGGTGGGCGGGGGCGAACATCGGCGCGTACTTCGCGGTCACCGGCACGCAGGACGGCACGAACGTGCAGGTCAAGGTCTCGGGCAAGGGTGAGATCGTTGGTGGCGGCGGCATCCCGTCCACCCCGGCGAACGGCCTCGCGAGCTTCTCCGTCAATCGCGGCGAGGTCGTCGAGGTCCTCTTCGCGCCGAGCTCCGATCCTGCCGGCTCGCTCGTGTACGCGGACAAACCTGTCCAGGTCATCGCGGGGATCCCGTGCACGCAGATGCCCGAAGGCGTGGTGGCGTGTGACCACATCGAGGAGTCCGTCTTCCCCGCCGAGACCCTCGGCAAGCGCTACTTCGTCACGGTCCCGACCTCGCCGGGCGGCGGCGCCGTTGGCCACGTCGTGCGTGTCTTTGGCAACGTCAACGGCACGAAGCTCACCTACCCGGGCGCGACGCCGCCGGGCGCGCCGCTCAGCATCAACGCGGGCCAGGTCTTCGACCTCGGGCAGGTCGGGCAGGACTTCGAGATCGTCGGCGATCACGAGTTCGCCGTCGCCTCCTTCCAGCTCGGCACCCAGCTCGTCGACCTGTTCGGCGACAATGGGGATCCGGCGCAGAGCCTCGCCACGGCCGTCGAGCAGTACCGCCTGAAGTACGTCTTCCTCGCGCCGAACGATTACAACGAGAGTTACGTCGACATCGTGCAGCCGCTCTCGGCGACGGTGACCCTCGACGGGCAGGTGCTCGGCGCCTCGCCGACGCCGATCAGCTCGAACTTCGGCATCACGCGTGTCCCGCTCGGGCCTGGAAAGAACGGCGCGCACGTGCTCACTGCGACGGAGCCCGTGGGCATCCAGGTCATGGGGTACGGCTCGGCCACGAGTTATCAGTACCCCGGTGGCCTGAACCTCGGCACCATCGCCCCGCCGCCGCCCCCGCCCAACTGA
- a CDS encoding pyruvate, water dikinase regulatory protein: MSKPMSKFIDVLSDSTGETAEKVVRAALLQFPQAGVQIRLHTRVRTKEVARPVLERAAKEGALLVFTVVSPELREFIHSATAELRIEAIDVIGSLIGKLGTFLDREPINLPSAMLPLSDEYFRRIEAVEFAVKSDDGKEPRNFRKADIILVGVSRTSKTPLSTLLAQRGLKVANLPLVLGVPLPHEIEEAPSDRIVGLTIGLDQLCEIRQARLRQLGMPPETNYAMREHVRTELEFAHNIFRAHPDWPVVDVTGRAIEETAVIILESIHERNRAAH; the protein is encoded by the coding sequence ATGAGCAAGCCCATGTCCAAGTTCATCGACGTGCTGAGCGACTCGACCGGCGAGACCGCGGAGAAGGTCGTCCGCGCGGCCCTGCTCCAGTTCCCGCAAGCCGGCGTGCAGATCCGCCTGCACACGCGTGTCCGCACGAAGGAGGTCGCGCGGCCGGTCCTCGAGCGCGCCGCGAAGGAGGGCGCGTTGCTCGTCTTCACGGTCGTCAGCCCCGAGCTGCGCGAGTTCATCCACTCGGCGACGGCGGAGCTGCGGATCGAGGCGATCGACGTCATCGGCTCGCTCATCGGCAAGCTCGGCACCTTCCTCGACCGCGAGCCGATCAACCTGCCGAGCGCGATGCTCCCGCTCAGCGACGAGTACTTCCGCCGCATCGAGGCCGTCGAGTTCGCCGTGAAGAGCGACGACGGCAAGGAGCCGCGCAACTTCCGCAAGGCCGACATCATCCTCGTCGGCGTCTCGCGCACCTCGAAGACGCCGCTCTCGACGCTGCTCGCGCAGCGCGGCCTCAAGGTCGCGAACCTGCCGCTCGTGCTCGGCGTCCCGCTCCCGCACGAGATCGAGGAGGCGCCGAGTGATCGAATCGTCGGCCTCACGATCGGCCTCGATCAGCTCTGCGAGATCCGCCAGGCGCGCCTGCGCCAGCTCGGCATGCCCCCCGAGACGAATTACGCCATGCGCGAGCACGTCCGCACGGAGCTCGAGTTCGCGCACAACATCTTCCGCGCTCACCCCGACTGGCCCGTCGTCGATGTCACGGGCCGCGCGATCGAGGAGACGGCGGTCATCATCCTCGAGAGCATCCACGAGCGGAACCGCGCCGCGCACTGA
- the dnaJ gene encoding molecular chaperone DnaJ, with product MRDPYDVLGVDRSATQDEIKSAFRKLAGQHHPDKNPGDDGAHQRFKEINAAYQILSDPQKRAAFDRFGPMGVGGASPAGGPFGGANYVDLNDLNIDGLFGDLLGALGIKVGDRGNLQKEIRISFEEAAFGCTKEITYERVEPCNDCGGVGAAKGTQTERCSMCLGRGRVRMQQGVFPIAIERPCTRCRGTGRIVLDPCKSCRGAGVVAKARTIEVTIPAGIENGATRLVERGGNCTRPDRAPGDLELTIRVAPHEFFRRVGDDIVCSLPISFPVAALGGEVEIPTLDGKGKLRIPSGTQPGSVLRVKGKGIVHRVTGGRGDQLVEISVEVPKRLTDEQKELVTQLAATLGEVPQEPERGESFMDKLKNLFG from the coding sequence GTGCGTGATCCCTACGATGTGCTCGGCGTCGACCGCTCGGCGACGCAGGACGAGATCAAGAGCGCCTTCCGCAAGCTCGCAGGGCAGCACCACCCGGACAAGAACCCGGGCGACGACGGCGCGCACCAGCGCTTCAAGGAGATCAACGCGGCCTACCAGATCCTGAGTGATCCGCAGAAGCGCGCCGCGTTTGATCGCTTCGGCCCGATGGGCGTGGGCGGCGCCTCGCCGGCGGGCGGGCCCTTCGGCGGCGCGAACTACGTCGATCTCAACGACCTCAACATCGACGGGCTCTTCGGCGACCTGCTCGGCGCCCTCGGCATCAAGGTCGGCGACCGCGGCAACCTCCAGAAAGAGATCCGCATCAGCTTCGAGGAAGCGGCGTTCGGCTGCACGAAGGAGATCACCTACGAGCGCGTCGAGCCCTGCAACGACTGCGGCGGCGTCGGCGCGGCGAAGGGCACGCAGACCGAGCGCTGCAGCATGTGCCTCGGCCGCGGCCGCGTCCGCATGCAGCAGGGCGTCTTCCCCATCGCCATCGAGCGGCCGTGCACGCGCTGCCGTGGCACGGGCCGCATCGTGCTCGACCCCTGCAAGAGCTGCCGCGGCGCGGGCGTCGTGGCCAAGGCGCGCACGATCGAGGTCACGATCCCCGCGGGCATCGAGAACGGCGCCACGCGCCTCGTCGAGCGCGGCGGCAACTGCACGCGCCCCGATCGCGCGCCGGGCGACCTCGAGCTCACTATCCGCGTCGCGCCGCACGAGTTCTTCCGCCGCGTCGGCGACGACATCGTCTGCTCGCTCCCGATCTCCTTCCCGGTCGCCGCGCTCGGCGGCGAGGTCGAGATCCCCACGCTCGATGGCAAGGGCAAGCTTCGAATCCCCTCGGGCACGCAGCCGGGCTCGGTGCTGCGCGTCAAAGGCAAGGGCATCGTGCACCGCGTCACGGGTGGCCGCGGCGATCAACTCGTCGAAATCAGCGTGGAAGTGCCGAAGCGGCTGACGGACGAGCAGAAGGAGCTCGTCACGCAGCTCGCGGCGACGCTCGGCGAGGTGCCGCAGGAGCCGGAGCGTGGCGAGAGTTTCATGGACAAGTTGAAGAACCTTTTTGGGTAG